The following proteins are co-located in the bacterium genome:
- a CDS encoding HAMP domain-containing histidine kinase — translation MADLDDALLAARMRSLATFAPDYFHDLSGPLNTIALRLEMLRALAAGGTGDERFAASMTAIEEQVRRLDRMLRNWLAQTAPATGGDAACDLGALLRDLAAVVAPRARKRQLAFSLAVPDDPVRVVVATAPLATALLDLLRHAMSDVDDGGALALVLERQDGNACCRLSGAAFDAAALALAARVAGAQRGRCVADAGGQAAILTLPLAP, via the coding sequence ATGGCCGACCTGGACGACGCCCTCCTCGCCGCCCGGATGCGCTCGCTCGCGACCTTCGCCCCCGACTACTTCCACGACCTCAGCGGGCCGCTGAACACCATCGCCCTCCGCCTCGAGATGCTGCGCGCCCTCGCCGCGGGCGGCACCGGCGACGAGCGGTTCGCCGCCTCGATGACGGCGATCGAGGAACAGGTACGCCGGCTCGACCGCATGCTGCGGAACTGGCTCGCCCAGACCGCGCCGGCGACCGGTGGCGACGCGGCGTGCGATCTCGGCGCCCTGCTGCGCGACCTCGCCGCCGTCGTCGCGCCCCGCGCCCGCAAGCGGCAACTGGCCTTCTCTCTCGCCGTGCCGGACGATCCCGTCCGCGTCGTGGTCGCGACCGCGCCGCTCGCCACGGCGCTGCTCGACCTCCTGCGCCACGCGATGAGCGACGTGGACGACGGCGGCGCGCTCGCCCTGGTCCTCGAGCGCCAGGACGGCAACGCCTGCTGCCGCCTGAGCGGCGCCGCCTTCGATGCCGCCGCGCTCGCGCTCGCCGCGCGCGTCGCGGGCGCCCAGCGTGGACGCTGCGTCGCCGACGCGGGCGGCCAGGCCGCCATCCTCACCCTGCCCCTGGCGCCGTAG
- a CDS encoding glycosyltransferase yields the protein MIRLEDYEAIVGPGTVDELRLLGRRLAGRRIVTVNSTAVGGGVAEILNRMVPMCQQLGVDLRWDVMKGGEDFFAVTKRIHNALHGKAESFTAADRAVYDATTEANLATLDLDADIVFIHDPQPAGLVAARRRRPESGWLWRCHIDVSTPQPDVWQFLSESVRAYDASVFSAPAFTRDLAMPQVLIAPSIDPLSDKNRELPESEIDTIMQRLRIPRDKPIVTQVSRFDRLKDPLGVVEAFKLARQYNDCRLVLAGGSASDDPEGAEVLAQVQAAAADDADIHILLLPPTANVEINALQRASTIVLQKSLKEGFGLTVSEALWKGKPVIAAAVGGIPLQIAHRYSGILTHTVEGTAFWIKQLLNAPDYARRLGENGREHVRTNFLLTRHLRDYLLLFLFLEHRTERVVRLS from the coding sequence ATGATCCGCCTGGAGGACTACGAGGCCATCGTCGGCCCCGGCACCGTCGACGAGCTACGGCTGCTCGGCCGGCGCCTGGCCGGCAGGCGCATCGTCACCGTCAACTCGACCGCGGTCGGCGGCGGCGTCGCCGAGATCCTCAACCGCATGGTGCCGATGTGCCAGCAGCTCGGCGTCGACCTGCGCTGGGACGTCATGAAGGGCGGCGAGGACTTCTTCGCCGTCACCAAGCGCATCCACAACGCCCTGCACGGCAAGGCAGAGTCGTTCACCGCCGCCGACCGCGCGGTGTACGACGCCACCACCGAGGCCAACCTGGCGACGCTCGACCTCGACGCCGACATCGTCTTCATTCACGATCCGCAGCCGGCCGGCCTGGTGGCGGCGCGCCGGCGCCGTCCGGAATCCGGTTGGCTCTGGCGCTGCCACATCGACGTCTCGACGCCGCAACCCGACGTCTGGCAGTTCCTCTCCGAGTCGGTGCGCGCCTACGACGCCAGCGTCTTCTCGGCCCCCGCCTTCACCCGCGACCTCGCCATGCCGCAGGTCCTGATCGCCCCGTCGATCGATCCGCTCAGCGACAAGAACCGCGAGCTCCCGGAGTCGGAGATCGACACCATCATGCAGCGCCTCCGGATCCCGCGCGACAAGCCGATCGTCACCCAGGTGTCGCGCTTCGACCGCCTGAAGGACCCGCTCGGCGTCGTCGAGGCGTTCAAGCTGGCGCGGCAGTACAATGACTGCCGCCTGGTCCTCGCCGGCGGCAGCGCCAGCGACGACCCCGAGGGCGCCGAGGTTCTGGCGCAGGTGCAGGCCGCCGCCGCCGACGACGCCGACATCCACATCCTGCTCCTGCCGCCCACCGCCAACGTGGAGATCAACGCCCTGCAGCGCGCCTCGACCATCGTCCTGCAGAAGTCGCTCAAGGAGGGCTTCGGACTGACGGTGAGCGAGGCGCTGTGGAAGGGCAAACCGGTGATCGCGGCCGCCGTGGGCGGCATTCCGCTGCAGATCGCCCATCGCTACAGCGGCATCCTCACCCACACCGTCGAGGGCACCGCGTTCTGGATCAAGCAGCTCCTCAACGCCCCCGACTACGCGCGACGACTGGGCGAGAACGGCCGCGAGCACGTCCGCACCAACTTCCTGCTCACCCGCCACCTGCGCGACTACCTGCTGCTGTTCCTCTTCCTCGAGCACCGGACGGAGCGCGTCGTCCGCCTCTCCTGA
- a CDS encoding bifunctional alpha,alpha-trehalose-phosphate synthase (UDP-forming)/trehalose-phosphatase, protein MVASDAAAASPSSAPGLVVVSNRLPVTAERTPVGLTLRRSAGGLVSALDPILERRGGTWVGWPGMPFEAGERLPVDGLPYPLAAVPMKASEVSGFYHGFANGTLWPLFHSFPQRTRFDARTWRMYGRINERFARVAHDAAAEGDLIWVHDYQLMLAPLSLRERRPDARLAFFLHIPFPSFDLYRLLPWDRELLYGLLACDLIGFHVEGYERNFLDCVERLLGARVDRAAHLIEHGGRTVRVGAFPLGIDFAAFEERARQAPAGTSGGPRVVLGVDRLDYTKGIPERLRAFERLLELHPEHRERVILLQLAVPSRREVRAYRQQKRQIDELVGRVNGRFGTAQWTPVHYLYRDTEPDDLVQLYRDADVALVTPLRDGMNLVAKEYVACQIGDPGVLVLSRFAGASETMREALRVNPYNVDATAEAIHRALAMEEPERRSRMAALRWRERRHDVVAWLDEVVTVAAAPASDLRPPTAGDFETWLSPRLGEQAVALLLDYDGTLTAICDHPADARPTPTMIDALAACLAREDMRVAVVSGRSLADLRRIFALPGLTLAGNHGLEVVGADGAAFRHPDLGHFTGKLAALADELEGAIGPGAWVERKGATVTVHVRGVSPAERAPLLARLRRRIADAGFQARDALCALEVRPPIGWDKGQAALHIVRQWYGPAWSERARVVYVGDDQTDEDAFRVLAGLGVTFRVGGAESVTLAERRLANPVAVEALLAWLAQRPVAAIAALHRKPTVEPNQRRSAVSG, encoded by the coding sequence ATGGTTGCGAGCGACGCCGCGGCGGCATCGCCGTCGAGTGCTCCGGGGCTGGTCGTCGTCAGCAATCGGCTGCCGGTGACGGCCGAACGCACGCCCGTCGGGCTGACGCTGCGGCGGTCGGCCGGCGGGCTGGTGTCGGCGCTCGACCCGATCCTCGAGCGGCGCGGCGGCACCTGGGTCGGGTGGCCCGGAATGCCGTTCGAGGCCGGCGAGCGGCTGCCCGTGGACGGCCTGCCGTACCCCCTGGCGGCGGTGCCGATGAAGGCGAGCGAAGTGAGCGGCTTCTATCACGGCTTCGCCAACGGCACGCTGTGGCCGCTCTTCCACAGCTTCCCGCAGCGCACCCGCTTCGACGCCCGCACCTGGCGGATGTATGGGCGCATCAACGAGCGCTTCGCCCGCGTCGCCCATGACGCGGCGGCCGAGGGCGACCTGATCTGGGTGCACGACTACCAGTTGATGCTGGCGCCGCTGTCGCTGCGCGAGCGCCGCCCGGACGCCCGCCTCGCCTTCTTTCTGCACATTCCGTTTCCGTCATTCGACCTGTATCGGCTGCTGCCGTGGGACCGGGAGCTGCTGTACGGTCTGCTGGCGTGCGACCTCATCGGCTTTCACGTCGAGGGATACGAGCGCAACTTCCTCGACTGCGTCGAGCGGCTGCTCGGCGCGCGGGTCGACCGCGCCGCGCACCTGATCGAGCACGGCGGGCGGACGGTGCGGGTCGGCGCCTTTCCGCTCGGCATCGACTTCGCCGCCTTCGAGGAGCGGGCCCGGCAGGCGCCGGCGGGGACGAGCGGCGGGCCGCGGGTGGTGCTCGGCGTCGATCGCCTCGACTACACCAAGGGGATTCCCGAACGGCTGCGCGCCTTCGAGCGCCTGCTGGAGCTGCATCCCGAGCACCGCGAACGGGTCATCCTCCTGCAACTCGCGGTGCCGAGTCGCCGCGAGGTGCGGGCCTACCGGCAGCAGAAACGTCAGATCGACGAGTTGGTGGGGCGGGTGAACGGGCGCTTCGGCACGGCGCAGTGGACGCCGGTCCACTATCTCTATCGCGACACGGAGCCCGACGACCTGGTACAGCTCTATCGCGACGCCGACGTCGCCCTGGTGACGCCGCTGCGCGACGGCATGAACCTGGTGGCGAAGGAATACGTCGCCTGTCAGATCGGCGATCCCGGGGTGCTCGTGTTGTCGCGTTTCGCCGGCGCCAGCGAAACCATGCGCGAGGCGCTGCGCGTCAACCCGTACAACGTCGACGCCACCGCCGAGGCGATCCACCGCGCCCTCGCCATGGAGGAGCCGGAGCGGCGCTCGCGCATGGCGGCGCTGCGCTGGCGCGAGCGCCGGCACGACGTCGTCGCCTGGCTGGACGAGGTCGTCACCGTCGCCGCCGCGCCGGCGAGCGATCTCCGGCCGCCGACGGCGGGCGATTTCGAGACCTGGCTGTCGCCGCGGCTCGGCGAGCAGGCGGTGGCGCTGCTGCTCGACTACGACGGCACCCTGACGGCGATCTGCGACCATCCCGCCGACGCCCGGCCGACGCCGACGATGATCGACGCGCTCGCCGCCTGCCTGGCGCGCGAGGACATGCGGGTCGCGGTGGTGAGCGGACGCTCGCTCGCCGACCTGCGGCGCATCTTCGCCTTGCCGGGCCTGACGCTGGCCGGCAACCACGGGCTCGAGGTGGTCGGCGCCGACGGGGCGGCGTTCCGTCACCCCGACCTGGGGCATTTCACCGGCAAGCTGGCGGCGCTGGCCGACGAGTTGGAGGGGGCGATCGGGCCGGGGGCGTGGGTCGAGCGCAAGGGCGCGACGGTGACGGTGCACGTGCGCGGGGTGTCGCCGGCCGAGCGCGCGCCGCTGCTGGCGCGGCTGAGGCGCCGCATCGCCGACGCCGGCTTCCAGGCGCGGGACGCGCTGTGCGCGCTCGAGGTCCGGCCGCCCATCGGCTGGGACAAGGGGCAGGCGGCGTTGCACATCGTCCGCCAGTGGTACGGCCCGGCCTGGTCGGAGCGGGCGCGGGTCGTCTACGTCGGCGACGATCAGACCGACGAGGACGCCTTCCGGGTGCTGGCGGGTCTCGGCGTCACCTTCCGCGTCGGCGGCGCCGAGTCGGTCACCCTCGCCGAGCGGCGACTCGCCAACCCGGTCGCCGTCGAGGCGCTGCTCGCCTGGCTGGCGCAGCGGCCCGTGGCCGCGATCGCGGCGTTGCACAGAAAGCCCACGGTCGAACCCAATCAGCGCCGGTCGGCTGTGAGCGGTTAG
- a CDS encoding sigma 54-interacting transcriptional regulator, which yields MDEDPRGLTIFQVFANRARVEMERLHAEAVLQRAFSDLEVQLENTAQDLALTRQSLDLAYGELRALLEINQSSTRHLRRVDLFAELARSVKPLLPCERFGIEVPTGPESLRVHVLALDQPARGPMIEDFPSAGTACRWAQEQRQWYVADCREDLRQRFPMTHVVMEREGMESLYALPLLRETKSFGALFFMSTHRRAYRDIPQALIERVGSAVAVAVDNCFAYEELRQLRDQLAAENVYLKEEIQEDHNFREIVGRSPALARVLSLVETVAPTPSTVLILGETGTGKELIARAIHDRSPRRDRPLVKVNCSAISAGLVESELFGHERGAFTGAVRAHTGRFEIANGGTIFLDEVGELPLDTQVKLLRVLQEREIEPVGGTRVRKVDVRVIAATNRDLEAEVAAGRFRADLFFRLNVFPIVMPPLRDREGDVELLVSYFVDRFARELGKRIDGVSRATMERLLAYHWPGNIRELSNIIERGVVLANGPFLELGVDLPLPATPRPLAPPTPPALAGVLALTPGPRRLADVERQHLLDTLAAANWTIEGDRGAAALLGLRPSTLRSRMKKLGVRRPDA from the coding sequence ATGGACGAGGACCCGCGCGGCCTCACCATCTTCCAGGTGTTCGCGAACCGCGCCCGCGTCGAGATGGAGCGCCTGCACGCCGAGGCGGTGCTGCAGCGCGCATTCTCGGACCTCGAGGTGCAGCTCGAGAACACGGCGCAGGACCTGGCGCTCACCCGCCAGAGTCTCGACCTGGCCTATGGCGAGCTGCGGGCGCTGCTCGAGATCAATCAGTCGTCGACCCGCCACCTGCGGCGCGTCGATCTGTTCGCCGAGCTGGCGCGCAGCGTGAAGCCGCTGCTGCCGTGCGAGCGCTTCGGCATCGAGGTGCCGACCGGCCCGGAGAGCCTGCGCGTGCACGTGCTGGCGCTCGACCAGCCGGCGCGCGGCCCGATGATCGAGGACTTCCCCTCCGCCGGCACCGCCTGCCGCTGGGCGCAGGAGCAACGCCAGTGGTACGTCGCCGACTGCCGCGAGGACCTGCGCCAGCGCTTTCCGATGACCCACGTGGTCATGGAGCGCGAGGGCATGGAGTCGCTCTACGCCCTGCCCCTGCTGCGCGAGACCAAGAGCTTCGGCGCGCTCTTCTTCATGTCCACCCACCGCCGGGCCTATCGCGACATCCCGCAGGCGCTCATCGAGCGCGTCGGCAGCGCCGTGGCGGTCGCGGTCGACAACTGCTTCGCCTACGAGGAGCTGCGGCAACTGCGCGACCAACTGGCGGCGGAGAACGTGTATCTCAAGGAGGAGATCCAGGAGGACCACAACTTCCGCGAGATCGTCGGCCGCAGCCCGGCGCTCGCCCGGGTGCTGTCGCTGGTCGAGACCGTGGCGCCGACGCCGTCGACCGTGCTCATCCTCGGCGAGACCGGGACCGGCAAGGAGCTGATCGCCCGCGCCATCCACGACCGCAGCCCGCGCCGCGACCGGCCGCTGGTGAAGGTGAACTGCTCGGCGATCTCCGCCGGCCTGGTCGAGAGCGAGCTCTTCGGGCACGAGCGCGGCGCCTTCACCGGCGCCGTCCGCGCCCACACCGGCCGCTTCGAGATCGCCAACGGCGGCACCATCTTCCTCGACGAGGTCGGCGAGCTGCCGCTCGACACCCAGGTCAAGCTGCTGCGCGTCCTCCAGGAACGCGAGATCGAACCGGTCGGCGGCACGCGGGTCCGGAAGGTGGACGTGCGCGTCATCGCCGCCACCAACCGCGATCTCGAAGCCGAGGTGGCGGCCGGCCGCTTCCGGGCCGACCTCTTCTTCCGTCTCAATGTGTTTCCGATCGTCATGCCGCCGCTGCGCGACCGCGAGGGCGACGTCGAGCTGCTGGTCAGCTACTTCGTCGACCGCTTCGCGCGCGAGCTCGGCAAACGGATCGACGGCGTGTCGCGCGCCACCATGGAACGACTGCTCGCCTACCACTGGCCGGGCAACATCCGCGAGCTGTCGAACATCATCGAGCGCGGCGTCGTCCTCGCCAACGGCCCCTTCCTCGAGCTCGGCGTCGACCTGCCGCTGCCGGCGACGCCGCGCCCGCTGGCGCCGCCGACGCCGCCAGCCCTCGCCGGCGTGCTGGCCCTGACGCCGGGCCCGCGCCGCCTCGCCGATGTCGAGCGCCAGCACCTCCTCGACACCCTCGCCGCCGCGAACTGGACCATCGAGGGCGATCGCGGGGCCGCCGCCCTGCTCGGCCTGCGGCCGAGCACGCTGCGCAGCCGCATGAAGAAGCTCGGCGTGCGCCGCCCCGACGCGTAA